Proteins from one Anastrepha obliqua isolate idAnaObli1 chromosome 2, idAnaObli1_1.0, whole genome shotgun sequence genomic window:
- the LOC129239612 gene encoding protein retinal degeneration B isoform X3: MLIKEYRIPLPLTVEEYRIAQLYMIAKKSREESHGEGSGVEIIINEPYKDGPGGNGQYTKKIYHVGSHLPGWIKSLLPKSALTVEEEAWNAYPYTRTRYTCPFVEKFSLDIETYYFPDNGYQDNVFKLSGSDLRNRIVDVIDIVKDQLYGGDYVREEDPKLFVSEKTGRGPLVDEWLEEYWREVKGKKQPTARNMSLMCAYKICRVEFRYWGMQTKLEKFIHDVALRKTMLRAHRQAWAWQDEWYGLTIEDIREIERQTQLALAKKMGGGEESESDAEDADSVADLHGRPITSSTGSERRKSGGAPPPIVTQEPPSTEGTSDEDEEEEAAQEVSARSRSQSIQLTKSKFGSKGALHSPVGSAHSFDLQVANWRMERLEVDTKSNSDEEFFDCVDTNETNSLAKWSSLELLGEGDDSPPPGSGAAYKDSQEDSIFNQDFLMRVASERGTKRQLRSSASIDRSHDTSPPGSPSTPSCPTTILILVVHAGSVLDATSELTAKKSDITTFRGAFEGVMRQHYPSLLSHVTIKMVPCPSICTDALGILSSLSPYSFDASPSAADIPNIADVPIGAIPLLSVASPEFQDTVNKTVTAANIVYHEFLKTEEGHGFAGQVVMLGDSMGSLLAYEALCRSNGMDGGGSRSSRTDDDERFNDSDLDAKRLLVAPSPRRRRSSSSDSRGNKLDFEVGDFFMFGSPLSIVLASRKLHDAKAALARPNCNQVYNLFHPTDPIASRLEPLLSARFSMLSPVNVPRYAKYPLGNGQPYHLLEVIQSNPQHFSDANNILGGRRLSDASMQSTISGLIENVSLSTIHSLQMKWWGTKRLDYALYCPEGLSNFPAHALPHLFHASYWESADVIAFVLRQIGKFDGIPFVGSADDKETVTFHPSQPREKWMKKRTSVKLKNVAANHRANDVIVLEGREQRLNARFMYGPLDMITLHGEKVDIHLMKDPPAGEWTFLATELTDKNGRISYNIPEQVSLGYGIYPVKMIVRGDHTSVDCYVAIVPPMTECVVFSIDGSFTASMSVTGRDPKVRAGAVDVCRHWQELGYLLIYITGRPDMQQQRVVSWLSQHNFPHGLISFADGLLTDPLGHKTAYLNNLVQNHGISIVAAYGSSKDITVYANVGLRPEQIFIVGKVSKKLQSNATVLSDGYAAHLAGLQVVGGSRPAKGNARMVIPRGCFNLPGQASNPRRRSNAYEKTLDE; this comes from the exons atgttgataaaagaaTACCGTATACCCTTACCGCTCACGGTCGAGGAGTATCGCATCGCTCAGCTGTATATGATAGCG AAAAAGAGTCGCGAAGAAAGTCATGGCGAGGGCAGTGGTGTGGAAATTATCATTAATGAACCCTACAAAGACGGGCCCGGAGGGAATGGCCAGTATACAAAGAAAATCTATCATGTTGGCAGCCATTTGCCCGGTTGGATAAAAA GTTTATTGCCAAAGAGCGCTTTGACGGTGGAGGAGGAGGCGTGGAACGCTTATCCATACACACGCACGCGCTACACCTGCCCCTTTGTGGAGAAATTCTCACTCgatattgaaacttattacttCCCAGATAACGGTTATCAGGACAATGTATTCAAGTTGAGCGGCAGCGATCTGAGAAATCGCATTGTGG ATGTCATTGATATCGTCAAAGATCAACTCTATGGCGGTGATTATGTGAGGGAAGAGGATCCTAAACTATTTGTATCTGAGAAAACTGGTCGCGGACCATTGGTTGATGAATGGCTGGAAGAGTATTGGCGCGAGGTGAAAGGCAAGAAGCAACCGACTGCACGAAATATGTCGCTTATGTGCGCATACAAAATCTGTCGTGTCGAATTCCGTTACTGGGGTATGCAAACCAAGCTCGAGAAGTTCATACACGATGTAGCATTGCGGAAAACTATGTTGCGTGCACATCGACAGGCATGGGCATGGCAAGATGAGTGGTACGGTTTGACAATTGAAGATATACGTGAGATTGAGCGTCAAACGCAGCTTGCGTTGGCGAAGAAGATGGGCGGTGGCGAAGAAAGCGAGAGTGATGCGGAAGATG CAGACAGCGTGGCAGACTTGCACGGTAGACCCATTACTAGCAGTACAGGCAGTGAACGTCGGAAGTCTGGTGGTGCGCCGCCACCGATTGTAACCCAAGAGCCGCCAAGCACTGAGGGCACTTCAGATGAGGATGAAGAGGAGGAAGCGGCACAGGAAGTGAGTGCACGTTCACGTTCGCAGAGCATTCAACTGACTAAGTCGAAATTCGGCTCGAAAGGTGCACTGCACTCACCAGTTGGATCGGCGCATAGCTTCGATTTGCAG GTTGCAAATTGGCGCATGGAGCGTCTCGAAGTGGACACTAAATCCAACTCCGACGAAGAATTTTTCGATTGCGTTG ATACTAATGAGACCAACTCCCTCGCTAAATGGAGTTCACTTGAGTTGCTCGGCGAGGGCGACGATAGTCCGCCACCGGGCAGTGGTGCCGCCTACAAAGACAGTCAAGAAGACAGTATTTTCAATCAAGACTTCCTAATGCGTGTCGCATCCGAGCGTGGCACTAAGCGACAACTGCGCTCTTCAGCCAGCATAGATCGCAGCCATGATACGTCGCCGCCTGGCTCGCCAAGCACGCCATCCTGTCCCACCACCATACTTATACTTGTAGTACATGCGGGCAGCGTTTTAG ACGCCACTAGCGAGCTGACCGCTAAGAAGTCAGACATTACCACATTTCGTGGCGCCTTTGAGGGTGTTATGCGTCAGCACTACCCCAGTCTGTTGAGTCATGTCACAATTAAAATGGTACCATGCCCCTCCATTTGTACCGACGCACTGGGCATACTCTCTAGTCTCAGTCCATACTCGTTCGATGCGTCGCCATCGGCTGCGGATATACCAAATATTGCTGATGTACCGATTGGCGCAATACCGCTGCTATCGGTTGCCTCACCAGAGTTTCAGGATACCGTTAATAAGACAGTGACTGCAGCAAATATTGTCTACCATGAATTTCTCAAAACCGAAGAGGGTCACGGTTTCGCCGGTCAGGTGGTAATGCTGGGTGATTCTATGGGTTCGCTGTTGGCCTATGAGGCGTTGTGTCGTAGCAATGGTATGGATGGTGGTGGCAGTCGCTCGTCGCGCACGGACGATGATGAACGTTTCAATGATTCGGATTTGGATGCCAAGCGGCTATTGGTAGCACCTTCCCCGCGTCGTCGGCGCTCATCATCGAGTGATTCACGTGGTAATAAGTTGGACTTTGAAGTGGGTGACTTCTTCATGTTCGGTTCACCGCTTTCCATTGTATTGGCATCACGTAAGCTGCACGATGCCAAGGCAG CGCTGGCTCGCCCAAACTGTAATCAGGTGTATAATTTATTCCATCCTACCGATCCAATTGCTTCCCGTCTGGAGCCATTGCTCAGCGCCAGGTTTTCCATGCTGTCACCGGTAAATGTGCCGCGATATGCCAAGTATCCATTGGGCAATGGGCAGCCATATCACCTTT TGGAAGTCATCCAATCAAATCCACAACACTTTAGTGATGCTAACAATATTCTGGGTGGTAGACGTCTATCGGATGCCTCAATGCAAAGTACTATTTCAGGCTTAATTGAAAATGTATCGCTAAGTACAATCCACTCAC tACAAATGAAATGGTGGGGCACAAAACGTTTAGATTATGCCTTGTATTGTCCTGAGGGCTTGAGTAATTTTCCAGCTCACGCCTTGCCACATCTATTCCATGCCAGTTACTGGGAGAGCGCAGATGTAATTGCATTTGTTTTGCGACAG ATTGGCAAATTCGATGGCATTCCATTTGTCGGCTCAGCCGATGACAAAGAAACGGTCACCTTCCATCCAAGTCAGCCGCGTGAGAAATGGATGAAAAAGCGCACTTCggtaaaactgaaaaatgtaGCTGCCAATCATCGCGCCAACGATGTTATTGTGTTGGAGGGACGGGAACAGCGTCTCAACGCTCGTTTCATGTACGGCCCTTTAGACATGATCACTTTACATGGCGAAAAGGTTGATATACATTTAATGAAAGATCCGCCAGCCGGCGAATGGACCTTCCTTGCCACCGAACTGACCGATAAGAATGGTCGCATCTCATATAATATCCCAGAGCAAGTATCCCTGGGTTATGGTATCTATCCTGTTAAAATGATTGTGCGTGGTGATCATACATCGGTCGACTGCTATGTAGCCATAGTACCGCCGATGACTGAATGTGTAGTCTTTAGTATAGATGGTTCCTTTACGGCGTCTATGTCGGTGACGGGGCGGGATCCAAAAGTACGCGCCGGAGCTGTAGATGTCTGTCGCCATTGGCAGGAGTTGGGCTACTTGCTGATCTATATCACCGGACGGCCGGATATGCAACAGCAACGTGTGGTGTCCTGGTTGAGCCAGCACAACTTTCCGCACGGGCTAATCTCATTCGCCGATGGATTACTTACTGATCCACTCGGGCACAAGACGGCTTACTTGAATAATTTAGTGCAGAATCATGGAATCTCAATTGTGGCTGCTTATGGTAGCAGCAAAGATATAACTGTGTATGCGAATGTTGGTTTGCGACCGGAACAGATATTTATTGTGGGCAAG GTTAGCAAAAAATTACAATCAAATGCCACGGTGCTGAGCGATGGTTACGCGGCCCATCTAGCTGGTCTGCAGGTGGTAGGTGGCTCACGTCCCGCTAAGGGTAATGCACGCATGGTTATACCGCGCGGCTGCTTCAATTTACCCGGACAAGCGTCGAATCCTCGGCGCAGAAG CAACGCATATGAAAAAACCCTAGACGAATGA
- the LOC129239612 gene encoding protein retinal degeneration B isoform X1 yields the protein MLIKEYRIPLPLTVEEYRIAQLYMIAKKSREESHGEGSGVEIIINEPYKDGPGGNGQYTKKIYHVGSHLPGWIKSLLPKSALTVEEEAWNAYPYTRTRYTCPFVEKFSLDIETYYFPDNGYQDNVFKLSGSDLRNRIVDVIDIVKDQLYGGDYVREEDPKLFVSEKTGRGPLVDEWLEEYWREVKGKKQPTARNMSLMCAYKICRVEFRYWGMQTKLEKFIHDVALRKTMLRAHRQAWAWQDEWYGLTIEDIREIERQTQLALAKKMGGGEESESDAEDADSVADLHGRPITSSTGSERRKSGGAPPPIVTQEPPSTEGTSDEDEEEEAAQEVSARSRSQSIQLTKSKFGSKGALHSPVGSAHSFDLQVANWRMERLEVDTKSNSDEEFFDCVDTNETNSLAKWSSLELLGEGDDSPPPGSGAAYKDSQEDSIFNQDFLMRVASERGTKRQLRSSASIDRSHDTSPPGSPSTPSCPTTILILVVHAGSVLDATSELTAKKSDITTFRGAFEGVMRQHYPSLLSHVTIKMVPCPSICTDALGILSSLSPYSFDASPSAADIPNIADVPIGAIPLLSVASPEFQDTVNKTVTAANIVYHEFLKTEEGHGFAGQVVMLGDSMGSLLAYEALCRSNGMDGGGSRSSRTDDDERFNDSDLDAKRLLVAPSPRRRRSSSSDSRGNKLDFEVGDFFMFGSPLSIVLASRKLHDAKAALARPNCNQVYNLFHPTDPIASRLEPLLSARFSMLSPVNVPRYAKYPLGNGQPYHLLEVIQSNPQHFSDANNILGGRRLSDASMQSTISGLIENVSLSTIHSLQMKWWGTKRLDYALYCPEGLSNFPAHALPHLFHASYWESADVIAFVLRQIGKFDGIPFVGSADDKETVTFHPSQPREKWMKKRTSVKLKNVAANHRANDVIVLEGREQRLNARFMYGPLDMITLHGEKVDIHLMKDPPAGEWTFLATELTDKNGRISYNIPEQVSLGYGIYPVKMIVRGDHTSVDCYVAIVPPMTECVVFSIDGSFTASMSVTGRDPKVRAGAVDVCRHWQELGYLLIYITGRPDMQQQRVVSWLSQHNFPHGLISFADGLLTDPLGHKTAYLNNLVQNHGISIVAAYGSSKDITVYANVGLRPEQIFIVGKVSKKLQSNATVLSDGYAAHLAGLQVVGGSRPAKGNARMVIPRGCFNLPGQASNPRRRSNETGLSSPVRSGYLKRKTYLSLH from the exons atgttgataaaagaaTACCGTATACCCTTACCGCTCACGGTCGAGGAGTATCGCATCGCTCAGCTGTATATGATAGCG AAAAAGAGTCGCGAAGAAAGTCATGGCGAGGGCAGTGGTGTGGAAATTATCATTAATGAACCCTACAAAGACGGGCCCGGAGGGAATGGCCAGTATACAAAGAAAATCTATCATGTTGGCAGCCATTTGCCCGGTTGGATAAAAA GTTTATTGCCAAAGAGCGCTTTGACGGTGGAGGAGGAGGCGTGGAACGCTTATCCATACACACGCACGCGCTACACCTGCCCCTTTGTGGAGAAATTCTCACTCgatattgaaacttattacttCCCAGATAACGGTTATCAGGACAATGTATTCAAGTTGAGCGGCAGCGATCTGAGAAATCGCATTGTGG ATGTCATTGATATCGTCAAAGATCAACTCTATGGCGGTGATTATGTGAGGGAAGAGGATCCTAAACTATTTGTATCTGAGAAAACTGGTCGCGGACCATTGGTTGATGAATGGCTGGAAGAGTATTGGCGCGAGGTGAAAGGCAAGAAGCAACCGACTGCACGAAATATGTCGCTTATGTGCGCATACAAAATCTGTCGTGTCGAATTCCGTTACTGGGGTATGCAAACCAAGCTCGAGAAGTTCATACACGATGTAGCATTGCGGAAAACTATGTTGCGTGCACATCGACAGGCATGGGCATGGCAAGATGAGTGGTACGGTTTGACAATTGAAGATATACGTGAGATTGAGCGTCAAACGCAGCTTGCGTTGGCGAAGAAGATGGGCGGTGGCGAAGAAAGCGAGAGTGATGCGGAAGATG CAGACAGCGTGGCAGACTTGCACGGTAGACCCATTACTAGCAGTACAGGCAGTGAACGTCGGAAGTCTGGTGGTGCGCCGCCACCGATTGTAACCCAAGAGCCGCCAAGCACTGAGGGCACTTCAGATGAGGATGAAGAGGAGGAAGCGGCACAGGAAGTGAGTGCACGTTCACGTTCGCAGAGCATTCAACTGACTAAGTCGAAATTCGGCTCGAAAGGTGCACTGCACTCACCAGTTGGATCGGCGCATAGCTTCGATTTGCAG GTTGCAAATTGGCGCATGGAGCGTCTCGAAGTGGACACTAAATCCAACTCCGACGAAGAATTTTTCGATTGCGTTG ATACTAATGAGACCAACTCCCTCGCTAAATGGAGTTCACTTGAGTTGCTCGGCGAGGGCGACGATAGTCCGCCACCGGGCAGTGGTGCCGCCTACAAAGACAGTCAAGAAGACAGTATTTTCAATCAAGACTTCCTAATGCGTGTCGCATCCGAGCGTGGCACTAAGCGACAACTGCGCTCTTCAGCCAGCATAGATCGCAGCCATGATACGTCGCCGCCTGGCTCGCCAAGCACGCCATCCTGTCCCACCACCATACTTATACTTGTAGTACATGCGGGCAGCGTTTTAG ACGCCACTAGCGAGCTGACCGCTAAGAAGTCAGACATTACCACATTTCGTGGCGCCTTTGAGGGTGTTATGCGTCAGCACTACCCCAGTCTGTTGAGTCATGTCACAATTAAAATGGTACCATGCCCCTCCATTTGTACCGACGCACTGGGCATACTCTCTAGTCTCAGTCCATACTCGTTCGATGCGTCGCCATCGGCTGCGGATATACCAAATATTGCTGATGTACCGATTGGCGCAATACCGCTGCTATCGGTTGCCTCACCAGAGTTTCAGGATACCGTTAATAAGACAGTGACTGCAGCAAATATTGTCTACCATGAATTTCTCAAAACCGAAGAGGGTCACGGTTTCGCCGGTCAGGTGGTAATGCTGGGTGATTCTATGGGTTCGCTGTTGGCCTATGAGGCGTTGTGTCGTAGCAATGGTATGGATGGTGGTGGCAGTCGCTCGTCGCGCACGGACGATGATGAACGTTTCAATGATTCGGATTTGGATGCCAAGCGGCTATTGGTAGCACCTTCCCCGCGTCGTCGGCGCTCATCATCGAGTGATTCACGTGGTAATAAGTTGGACTTTGAAGTGGGTGACTTCTTCATGTTCGGTTCACCGCTTTCCATTGTATTGGCATCACGTAAGCTGCACGATGCCAAGGCAG CGCTGGCTCGCCCAAACTGTAATCAGGTGTATAATTTATTCCATCCTACCGATCCAATTGCTTCCCGTCTGGAGCCATTGCTCAGCGCCAGGTTTTCCATGCTGTCACCGGTAAATGTGCCGCGATATGCCAAGTATCCATTGGGCAATGGGCAGCCATATCACCTTT TGGAAGTCATCCAATCAAATCCACAACACTTTAGTGATGCTAACAATATTCTGGGTGGTAGACGTCTATCGGATGCCTCAATGCAAAGTACTATTTCAGGCTTAATTGAAAATGTATCGCTAAGTACAATCCACTCAC tACAAATGAAATGGTGGGGCACAAAACGTTTAGATTATGCCTTGTATTGTCCTGAGGGCTTGAGTAATTTTCCAGCTCACGCCTTGCCACATCTATTCCATGCCAGTTACTGGGAGAGCGCAGATGTAATTGCATTTGTTTTGCGACAG ATTGGCAAATTCGATGGCATTCCATTTGTCGGCTCAGCCGATGACAAAGAAACGGTCACCTTCCATCCAAGTCAGCCGCGTGAGAAATGGATGAAAAAGCGCACTTCggtaaaactgaaaaatgtaGCTGCCAATCATCGCGCCAACGATGTTATTGTGTTGGAGGGACGGGAACAGCGTCTCAACGCTCGTTTCATGTACGGCCCTTTAGACATGATCACTTTACATGGCGAAAAGGTTGATATACATTTAATGAAAGATCCGCCAGCCGGCGAATGGACCTTCCTTGCCACCGAACTGACCGATAAGAATGGTCGCATCTCATATAATATCCCAGAGCAAGTATCCCTGGGTTATGGTATCTATCCTGTTAAAATGATTGTGCGTGGTGATCATACATCGGTCGACTGCTATGTAGCCATAGTACCGCCGATGACTGAATGTGTAGTCTTTAGTATAGATGGTTCCTTTACGGCGTCTATGTCGGTGACGGGGCGGGATCCAAAAGTACGCGCCGGAGCTGTAGATGTCTGTCGCCATTGGCAGGAGTTGGGCTACTTGCTGATCTATATCACCGGACGGCCGGATATGCAACAGCAACGTGTGGTGTCCTGGTTGAGCCAGCACAACTTTCCGCACGGGCTAATCTCATTCGCCGATGGATTACTTACTGATCCACTCGGGCACAAGACGGCTTACTTGAATAATTTAGTGCAGAATCATGGAATCTCAATTGTGGCTGCTTATGGTAGCAGCAAAGATATAACTGTGTATGCGAATGTTGGTTTGCGACCGGAACAGATATTTATTGTGGGCAAG GTTAGCAAAAAATTACAATCAAATGCCACGGTGCTGAGCGATGGTTACGCGGCCCATCTAGCTGGTCTGCAGGTGGTAGGTGGCTCACGTCCCGCTAAGGGTAATGCACGCATGGTTATACCGCGCGGCTGCTTCAATTTACCCGGACAAGCGTCGAATCCTCGGCGCAGAAG caacgaaaCTGGACTATCTTCGCCCGTTCGCAGTGGCTACCTGAAGCGCAAAACCTATTTAAGTCTTCACTAA
- the LOC129239612 gene encoding protein retinal degeneration B isoform X4, translating into MLIKEYRIPLPLTVEEYRIAQLYMIAKKSREESHGEGSGVEIIINEPYKDGPGGNGQYTKKIYHVGSHLPGWIKSLLPKSALTVEEEAWNAYPYTRTRYTCPFVEKFSLDIETYYFPDNGYQDNVFKLSGSDLRNRIVDVIDIVKDQLYGGDYVREEDPKLFVSEKTGRGPLVDEWLEEYWREVKGKKQPTARNMSLMCAYKICRVEFRYWGMQTKLEKFIHDVALRKTMLRAHRQAWAWQDEWYGLTIEDIREIERQTQLALAKKMGGGEESESDAEDADSVADLHGRPITSSTGSERRKSGGAPPPIVTQEPPSTEGTSDEDEEEEAAQEVSARSRSQSIQLTKSKFGSKGALHSPVGSAHSFDLQVANWRMERLEVDTKSNSDEEFFDCVDTNETNSLAKWSSLELLGEGDDSPPPGSGAAYKDSQEDSIFNQDFLMRVASERGTKRQLRSSASIDRSHDTSPPGSPSTPSCPTTILILVVHAGSVLDATSELTAKKSDITTFRGAFEGVMRQHYPSLLSHVTIKMVPCPSICTDALGILSSLSPYSFDASPSAADIPNIADVPIGAIPLLSVASPEFQDTVNKTVTAANIVYHEFLKTEEGHGFAGQVVMLGDSMGSLLAYEALCRSNGMDGGGSRSSRTDDDERFNDSDLDAKRLLVAPSPRRRRSSSSDSRGNKLDFEVGDFFMFGSPLSIVLASRKLHDAKAALARPNCNQVYNLFHPTDPIASRLEPLLSARFSMLSPVNVPRYAKYPLGNGQPYHLLEVIQSNPQHFSDANNILGGRRLSDASMQSTISGLIENVSLSTIHSLQMKWWGTKRLDYALYCPEGLSNFPAHALPHLFHASYWESADVIAFVLRQIGKFDGIPFVGSADDKETVTFHPSQPREKWMKKRTSVKLKNVAANHRANDVIVLEGREQRLNARFMYGPLDMITLHGEKVDIHLMKDPPAGEWTFLATELTDKNGRISYNIPEQVSLGYGIYPVKMIVRGDHTSVDCYVAIVPPMTECVVFSIDGSFTASMSVTGRDPKVRAGAVDVCRHWQELGYLLIYITGRPDMQQQRVVSWLSQHNFPHGLISFADGLLTDPLGHKTAYLNNLVQNHGISIVAAYGSSKDITVYANVGLRPEQIFIVGKVSKKLQSNATVLSDGYAAHLAGLQVVGGSRPAKGNARMVIPRGCFNLPGQASNPRRRRLHEQPDALM; encoded by the exons atgttgataaaagaaTACCGTATACCCTTACCGCTCACGGTCGAGGAGTATCGCATCGCTCAGCTGTATATGATAGCG AAAAAGAGTCGCGAAGAAAGTCATGGCGAGGGCAGTGGTGTGGAAATTATCATTAATGAACCCTACAAAGACGGGCCCGGAGGGAATGGCCAGTATACAAAGAAAATCTATCATGTTGGCAGCCATTTGCCCGGTTGGATAAAAA GTTTATTGCCAAAGAGCGCTTTGACGGTGGAGGAGGAGGCGTGGAACGCTTATCCATACACACGCACGCGCTACACCTGCCCCTTTGTGGAGAAATTCTCACTCgatattgaaacttattacttCCCAGATAACGGTTATCAGGACAATGTATTCAAGTTGAGCGGCAGCGATCTGAGAAATCGCATTGTGG ATGTCATTGATATCGTCAAAGATCAACTCTATGGCGGTGATTATGTGAGGGAAGAGGATCCTAAACTATTTGTATCTGAGAAAACTGGTCGCGGACCATTGGTTGATGAATGGCTGGAAGAGTATTGGCGCGAGGTGAAAGGCAAGAAGCAACCGACTGCACGAAATATGTCGCTTATGTGCGCATACAAAATCTGTCGTGTCGAATTCCGTTACTGGGGTATGCAAACCAAGCTCGAGAAGTTCATACACGATGTAGCATTGCGGAAAACTATGTTGCGTGCACATCGACAGGCATGGGCATGGCAAGATGAGTGGTACGGTTTGACAATTGAAGATATACGTGAGATTGAGCGTCAAACGCAGCTTGCGTTGGCGAAGAAGATGGGCGGTGGCGAAGAAAGCGAGAGTGATGCGGAAGATG CAGACAGCGTGGCAGACTTGCACGGTAGACCCATTACTAGCAGTACAGGCAGTGAACGTCGGAAGTCTGGTGGTGCGCCGCCACCGATTGTAACCCAAGAGCCGCCAAGCACTGAGGGCACTTCAGATGAGGATGAAGAGGAGGAAGCGGCACAGGAAGTGAGTGCACGTTCACGTTCGCAGAGCATTCAACTGACTAAGTCGAAATTCGGCTCGAAAGGTGCACTGCACTCACCAGTTGGATCGGCGCATAGCTTCGATTTGCAG GTTGCAAATTGGCGCATGGAGCGTCTCGAAGTGGACACTAAATCCAACTCCGACGAAGAATTTTTCGATTGCGTTG ATACTAATGAGACCAACTCCCTCGCTAAATGGAGTTCACTTGAGTTGCTCGGCGAGGGCGACGATAGTCCGCCACCGGGCAGTGGTGCCGCCTACAAAGACAGTCAAGAAGACAGTATTTTCAATCAAGACTTCCTAATGCGTGTCGCATCCGAGCGTGGCACTAAGCGACAACTGCGCTCTTCAGCCAGCATAGATCGCAGCCATGATACGTCGCCGCCTGGCTCGCCAAGCACGCCATCCTGTCCCACCACCATACTTATACTTGTAGTACATGCGGGCAGCGTTTTAG ACGCCACTAGCGAGCTGACCGCTAAGAAGTCAGACATTACCACATTTCGTGGCGCCTTTGAGGGTGTTATGCGTCAGCACTACCCCAGTCTGTTGAGTCATGTCACAATTAAAATGGTACCATGCCCCTCCATTTGTACCGACGCACTGGGCATACTCTCTAGTCTCAGTCCATACTCGTTCGATGCGTCGCCATCGGCTGCGGATATACCAAATATTGCTGATGTACCGATTGGCGCAATACCGCTGCTATCGGTTGCCTCACCAGAGTTTCAGGATACCGTTAATAAGACAGTGACTGCAGCAAATATTGTCTACCATGAATTTCTCAAAACCGAAGAGGGTCACGGTTTCGCCGGTCAGGTGGTAATGCTGGGTGATTCTATGGGTTCGCTGTTGGCCTATGAGGCGTTGTGTCGTAGCAATGGTATGGATGGTGGTGGCAGTCGCTCGTCGCGCACGGACGATGATGAACGTTTCAATGATTCGGATTTGGATGCCAAGCGGCTATTGGTAGCACCTTCCCCGCGTCGTCGGCGCTCATCATCGAGTGATTCACGTGGTAATAAGTTGGACTTTGAAGTGGGTGACTTCTTCATGTTCGGTTCACCGCTTTCCATTGTATTGGCATCACGTAAGCTGCACGATGCCAAGGCAG CGCTGGCTCGCCCAAACTGTAATCAGGTGTATAATTTATTCCATCCTACCGATCCAATTGCTTCCCGTCTGGAGCCATTGCTCAGCGCCAGGTTTTCCATGCTGTCACCGGTAAATGTGCCGCGATATGCCAAGTATCCATTGGGCAATGGGCAGCCATATCACCTTT TGGAAGTCATCCAATCAAATCCACAACACTTTAGTGATGCTAACAATATTCTGGGTGGTAGACGTCTATCGGATGCCTCAATGCAAAGTACTATTTCAGGCTTAATTGAAAATGTATCGCTAAGTACAATCCACTCAC tACAAATGAAATGGTGGGGCACAAAACGTTTAGATTATGCCTTGTATTGTCCTGAGGGCTTGAGTAATTTTCCAGCTCACGCCTTGCCACATCTATTCCATGCCAGTTACTGGGAGAGCGCAGATGTAATTGCATTTGTTTTGCGACAG ATTGGCAAATTCGATGGCATTCCATTTGTCGGCTCAGCCGATGACAAAGAAACGGTCACCTTCCATCCAAGTCAGCCGCGTGAGAAATGGATGAAAAAGCGCACTTCggtaaaactgaaaaatgtaGCTGCCAATCATCGCGCCAACGATGTTATTGTGTTGGAGGGACGGGAACAGCGTCTCAACGCTCGTTTCATGTACGGCCCTTTAGACATGATCACTTTACATGGCGAAAAGGTTGATATACATTTAATGAAAGATCCGCCAGCCGGCGAATGGACCTTCCTTGCCACCGAACTGACCGATAAGAATGGTCGCATCTCATATAATATCCCAGAGCAAGTATCCCTGGGTTATGGTATCTATCCTGTTAAAATGATTGTGCGTGGTGATCATACATCGGTCGACTGCTATGTAGCCATAGTACCGCCGATGACTGAATGTGTAGTCTTTAGTATAGATGGTTCCTTTACGGCGTCTATGTCGGTGACGGGGCGGGATCCAAAAGTACGCGCCGGAGCTGTAGATGTCTGTCGCCATTGGCAGGAGTTGGGCTACTTGCTGATCTATATCACCGGACGGCCGGATATGCAACAGCAACGTGTGGTGTCCTGGTTGAGCCAGCACAACTTTCCGCACGGGCTAATCTCATTCGCCGATGGATTACTTACTGATCCACTCGGGCACAAGACGGCTTACTTGAATAATTTAGTGCAGAATCATGGAATCTCAATTGTGGCTGCTTATGGTAGCAGCAAAGATATAACTGTGTATGCGAATGTTGGTTTGCGACCGGAACAGATATTTATTGTGGGCAAG GTTAGCAAAAAATTACAATCAAATGCCACGGTGCTGAGCGATGGTTACGCGGCCCATCTAGCTGGTCTGCAGGTGGTAGGTGGCTCACGTCCCGCTAAGGGTAATGCACGCATGGTTATACCGCGCGGCTGCTTCAATTTACCCGGACAAGCGTCGAATCCTCGGCGCAGAAG GCTGCATGAGCAACCGGATGCTTTAATGTAA